In the Pan paniscus chromosome 19, NHGRI_mPanPan1-v2.0_pri, whole genome shotgun sequence genome, CGCGCGCTCCGGGCTCGCGCCGCACCCCCCGCCCGGGAGAGGCGGGCTggagtggggggcggggggaggggcgcGCGGACGGCGCGCGGACTGCGCGCGGGCGGGgtgaggtgaggaggaggaggcggcgacGGGAcaagaagggaggggaaggggccaTGGCCGCCCGGTGAGGCGGCGAGGCGGGGGGGCGGCCCGACCCCCCGGCCCCGGGCCCTGGGCCCCGGGGAGAGGCGAGGACGGACCGACGGACATGGGGCTCCGGAGCAGCCGCCGCCGTCGCCGCCGCCGGAGGACGCGGCCCTGAGAGGCCGCCGGGCCCCGGCGCGGCCCCCCGGGCGGGGTGAGTACGGGACGGAGACGGGGACGGGGACGGGGGAGGGGCctgtggggggcggggggcggggcccAAGGCGGGGCTTGGGCCCCCTCCCCCCAGGTCTGGGTCAgcgccccttcccctccccccggGCCGACGCGGAAACGCCCGGCTTCCCCCAGCTTCCCGGCCGGGCCGGGGCCCCTGGCTCTCCCCCGTCTGGGTCCCCCTTGGGCGGGGCAGGGCCGGCCGGGGAGGGGGCGCGGGGCCTTTGTTAGggagccaggccccagcccccgGGACAATAGAGACACCCTCCCGGACTCCTCTCCCCGGCCGGCCGGGGCTGCTGGCGGGCGGGGAAGGAGAGGGGCTGGGACGCGTCCCACTCTCTGGGGGTCGGTCTGTCCCGGCCCGGCGCCGGCCCCGGCGGCTCGGCTCTCCTCCCCCCAGTCGGTATGATGCAGCAGCAGTGCCGCAGGGACGGGGGAAGAGCCGAGGCCCGGCCTCCTACCCTTCACAGTGCCCCCGGCTCATTCGTCAGTCCCCACCCCACTCTAGGCCGGCAGCTCCTGAAACTCGTACCCACCGTTCCGAGGGGCCCTGGGTTGTGGGTTCTGTGTCTGAATCCTTGGGTGGGGGTTCCTGGACTTTGGGGCTCTTGGAGAGACTTCCGGGCTGGTCCTGAGGGAGGGCGGGTGGTTATTTAAAGGAAGAACAGGTAAGGGGAGTGCCCGCTCCTGGCGTGCCACCCTACCGGGctcttcccccccaccccccgccgtTCCTGCTCATGGTGGCTAGAAATGTCCCTTAGCTCTAGGCTCCTGTAGGCTCTGCTCCCCTCGTGGAGTGGCAGGCTGATTTCAAGGGAAGACAGAGTGGGGTGAAGGTTGTAGGGTCCTAGGGCCATTTCTACTTCTGGTAGCAGTACCCCCCCAAGTGGACATCCTGGCTGAAAGCAGAGGTGACTCTGAGGAGAGTCTTTAGGGAAGGCGGGGGGTGTATTTAGGAGTCTGTGCAGTTCTTTGCCACACCCTGTGGGTTTGCTTTGAGGCCTTGGagttccttctcctccccctgcTGCATTGCACCATGGGTATCAAAGAGGGGTTTGAGTTTTGGGGACCTAGGGTGAGCTGCTGCCTCCTATAGACCCAGACTCTGATTGGCAGTGGAGTCCAGGGCCTGAGCTCAGGCCTGGGAAAGACTAGGCCCCCTTTAGGTTTCAGGCCTTGAAGGACCATCCAGACTTAGGGAGCCTGGGCCTTGGGGAGGGAGAGACCCTGATGCCAGGACTGAGCTTTGGGCAGCGAGGTGGGGAGGGAAGGTGGCCGCATTCAGAGGTGCCTTGGACTCACAACAACACCCCCACCCCCGTGTGTGCAGCCGTGTTGCCGCCCGCTGTGCTATGAGCAGTCAGAGCGCCGTCTCCACAAGAgtttacaaatgaaaatggagGAAATGTCTTTGTCTGGCCTGGATAACAGCAAACTAGAGGTGAGGGCTCCCCCACGTGTGCCTCCAGTTCTTTCTCTTGATGTCTCTACGTCGCTGTATCTGGCATCCACACCAAAGAGGAATTTGGGTAGTCAGCCTTGTTCCTTAAAGGGAATAGCCAGCTGAAAAGGCCAAGGatccaggaagaagaaagaacacGAAGTCAAGATGGGGAAAATGGCAAAGAAAGCATGATTTTTGGCTGGGGCCAGTTGGCAGCAGATTTGGTTGGTGAGAGTCCAGGGGGCTGTGACTCTTGTGACCGTAGATGTTCTCCCCTGGGGCCCAGGCCATCGCTCAGGAGATATACGCGGACCTGGTCGAGGATTCTTGTTTGGGATTCTGCTTTGAGGTACACCGGGCTGTCAAGTGTGGCTACTTCTTCTTGGACGACACGGACCCTGATAGCATGAAGGATTTTGGTGAGCTTCAGGGTGAACGAGCAGCAGTCCAGCCCTTCCCTGGGACTGCCTGGAGTTTCCTTCTCTGGAAACTGTGCTAGATGTAGCACCTGGAGCTCCTGTGAGCCGGGGGAGGGATTGAAGAGGCCGTGGGACCCCAGGTGGGAACAAGAGGAGAGGGTCCTGCCCACCCTGATCGCCAGCCTCTCCTGTCCCCAGAGATCGTGGACCAGCCGGGCTTGGACATCTTTGGACAGGTTTTCAACCAGTGGAAGAGCAAGGAGTGTGTTTGCCCCAATTGCAGTCGCAGCATTGCCGCCTCCCGCTTTGCTCCCCATCTGGAGAAGTGCCTGGGAATGGGTCGGAACAGCAGCCGAATCGCCAACCGCCGGTGAGGGAACCAGAGCTGCCCGTTCTCTGCAGCCTGTGCCATGGTGTAGTCCCCCGGGGGCATTGGGAAGGTACAGAGGGTGGGTTTTACTTGGCCCCAGATGCTCCACCTGCTTCTGAAGTTGGGGGCAGAGCGGGGTGACCACCTTGACCCCTTTCTCTTCCGTCCCCTTGGcccctttctcttccctcctcttggCAGGATTGCCAATAGCAACAATATGAATAAGTCTGAGAGTGACCAAGAAGATAATGATGACATCAATGACAACGACTGGTCCTATGGCTCGGAGAAGAAAGGTGCTTGGGGATCTGGGGAAACCCGGGGGGCATTGGGATGAGGTGGGAAGCAGGAATTGGGTATACAGTGGTCACAAATTGTTGCCTTGAATGATGAAGAGAGAGTGTAGTTATGcgatttccttttcctttttttttttttttttgagatggattctcgctctgtggcccaggctggggtgcagtggtgagatctcggctcactgcaacctccgtctcccgggttcaagccattctcctgtgtcagcctcctgagtagctgggattacagtcgcgtgctaccatgcccagctaatttttgtatttttagtagagatggggtttcaccatattggccaggatggtctcgatcttctgacctcgtgatctgcccgcctgggcctcccaaagtgctgggattacaggcatgagccaccgtgcccagcctgttgtaTGGTTTTCTTGAGATGCTTTTAGATTGAGAACTTAACGGAAACCCTGCTCTTTATGCTTTTGTTTCCCACAGCCAAGAAGAGAAAGTCAGACAAGGTGAGAGCCGGGGCAGGCATTGGGGAAATAATGGGTAAAGGACAGATACCCTCCCCTTTGGGCAGGGAGTCCTCGAGTGTCATGACTCAAGGCTGAGGTCATTGGGGGCTTGAGGGTGTCTTTGGTGGGTCCGGGGCGGGGGAgtgtgggtggggaaggggggtgggggagggcacaTGGGTAGACAGGCCTCCTACTGGGGAGGAAGAGTAGGAATTTGAGGATGCTGCTTTGTCaaatcttttttccttccctgggTTCTCGGCTCCCCCTTTTCGTTACCCTTTCCCCAAAGCTATGGTATCTCCCATTCCAGAACCCCAATTCCCCTCGAAGATCCAAgtctttaaaacacaaaaatggtAAGTGGAGCCGGAGCAATGGGAATGCTTCTAGCTGTGTCTTCTGGGACTCATTGccggggggtggaggtggggcccGGGGATAGGGGAATTGAGGGAGGGCCTGTGATCCTTCTGTCACCCCCACTTCCTCTCTGGTTATTTTCAGGGTTCTCTGTCTGTACCTCTGCATCAAACACCCttccccttcttttttcttcttcaggggAACTTAGCAATTCGGATCCTTTTAAGGTGAGTATGGGCCGCCCCTCATGCTCGCTCTCATTGTCCTGGTTGTGAGGTGGTGGGGATTTGGACAAGTAGGGATCAGAATGCTGACAGCCAGAGGCACTGATGAGCTATTTGGATCTTACATATTTATGTTCTTTCTGAGTCCCACCCCTTATCCATTGGCAGATGGGGTGAGACAAATCACTTGGAAAACGGCAGGGTCGTTCTAAAGCCTCACTTAGAAAGGGACCAGAGGGACTGATTCTCACTTCCACCCCtgtccttctcttttctctgcccCATCTCTAACCTGTACCTCTGGTTCTCCTGCAGTATAACAATTCAACTGGGATCAGCTATGAGACCCTGGGGCCGGAGGAGCTTCGCAGCCTGCTAACCACGGTGAGGGAGGACCAGCAAGAGAGAAGGTCCCTGGGAGTGGGCTGGAGCCATAGGCAGTGGTCAAGGCCTGGGAGGAAGCTGGTGACTTAGCAGTCAGGGCCGTATCGTTCTCTCTGTCTGGAATTAGGTTTCCCGGCCCATAGTGTCCTGGGACCGTCTGCTCTGGACACCTTTGGCCATCTCTGCTTGTGCTATCTAGcatttatacagaaagaaacATCTAACATCTAGAGTAGgttccttccattcctcctttcAGCTTATATTCCTCTTCCAGCAATGTGGGGTGATTTCTGAACACACCAAGAAGATGTGCACAAGGTGAGCACAGAACCTAGAAAGGGGGCCAGGTGCTTCCTGCACACTCACCATGGGCATGGGTTGGGAGTACCCCTGGACTTGAGCAATGGGGCTcctgcccttccccttccctcctctaatgatcaggcctttggccacaatCTGGGGACGAATCTGCATTCACCCCTTCCCTGTCTGTGCCCGTGGCTCCTGCCTTGCCGAGGGGAGGGGCTTTACCTGAGTTCCTCAGACCCCTCCCTGCCTTGCCTCACCACCAGGTCCCTGCGCTGCCCACAGCACACAGATGAGCAGAGGCGAACCGTACGGATTTATTTTCTCGGGCCCTCGGCGTAAGTGGCCCTACAGGAAGGGTGGGGGGTTGTGACCAGTTAGGGTGATGATCACTATCTCTAAAGCCCTTCTTTGGCTCATCCCCTTTCCAGTGTCCTTCCAGAGGTCGAGAGCTCCCTGGATAATGACAGCTTTGACATGACTGACAGCCAGGCCCTGATCAGCCGGCTTCAGTGGGACGGCTCCTCTGACCTCTCACCCTCTGATTCAGGCTCCTCCAAGACGAGTGAAAATCAGGGATGGGGTCTAGGTACGTGATGCAGTTGGGCCCTAGGGGCTCTGTGCCCAAAGCCATGGGGGTGCCACCTCTCCTGCCATAACCATACTCTCATCCCTTGTGTCTCTTTCTCTACAGGTACCAACAGCTCTGAGTCACGgaaaaccaagaaaaagaaatcccatcTGAGCCTGGTAGGGACTGCCTCCGGCCTAGGTTCCAACAAGAAGAAGAAGCCAAAGCCACCGGCACCCCCGACGCCCAGCATCTATGACGACATCAACTGACTTGGGTGCAAGGGATAGCCTTTGGCTGAGCAGAGCCCTCTCTCCTGACCCCCACCCAGGTGGCATAGCCTGGCAAATGGACGGCTGCTGGGGGTTGGGGCTTGGGAAGCTTGGTGGGCCAGGCAGGCAGAGGATCCGATTATGCGCCCCTGGGGGGTGTCAAAGTCCTCTGCAATGGAGCACGACTCCTCGGCGTGCAGGACTCAGACCTGGACATATTATGCCTTGGACATAAGTTTGGTGGGGAGGCGGTTTTCCTATTTATTCTGTGAGTTACTGGATGTCCAGCTAGGCCAGGGGCCTGACCTGGGCACTCTGCCAGGGCActgcctgccccccaccccaggaaCTGGACTAAGCCCTGCTGAGGGGCAATGTGGCGACCCGGGAGGCTGTGGGTTGGAAGCTGAGCCTGGAGGGGGCCTGCCTCGGCCGCCCTCAGCAATGTGAATGGGTCTGGTGCTTGGAGCTGAGGGGCAAGGCTGGGCATGTCCTGTCTGTGTGCAGAATCTTATCAAATGCCCCCAGTCCCAGGGTTAGGCAGGCACAGAGTGCTGTCTGCTGAGGTGGGCGTCCAGAACTGCCGCCACCTTCCCTGCCCCTCACAGGGGCAGCCCTTTCCCCTCAGTCCCCATGGGCCTCCTTGGCAGCAGGAGCTGTCCTTTTGTTGGGTGCCAGGAAAGGGCCTCCAGCCTCTACAGCTTCAAGGAATGGGAAAGGGAGGGTAGGAAGAGGGAGAAGTGTCAGAATTCCTCcccctgcctctcctccctgACCCAGGGCTGGTGAGGAGTGGGGCCCCAAGGTGAGAGGGAACGGTGCTgctttatttgaaatgttttcttacCTCATTCCCTGCCCCAGGAAGGGacccagcctcaccctcctggggTGGCCCCGTGTTCCTcctgcccaccctgccccactGCCCTACCGGGGCAGCCCAGGTTCCCAACTGCTGCTTCCACCCCCTTCACCTTGACTGGCTTCAGTTCCTCTCAGCGCTCCTGCCTCCAAAGCCTGCCCTGTTTCCCTTCCTTAGCGCTTTTAAGTTATTTATTCTGTACTTGTGGTTTGGGGCTCTGAGGAAAATCCTAATCTTGTGCCTCTCCCCCTTTGCTAGGAGTTGGGTGGGAAGAGAGGGTGGCCTCTGTGCCCCAGGTTGTCAGTGGAGGGGAAGGGGTGTCATTGCCCCTCTGTGGGACTGTCATGCCAGTGTGCCCACCTGCCTGGTCTACATCCTAAAGAGATGTACCGTCCCCCCTCCATGCGGGCACCACCACTCCCAGGAGCCAAGCTGGAGGACCGCGACCTGGGCTGGGAGCAGAGCTGACTGACACGGGTGGAGGTGACCCTGAGCCAAGTTCTCTGGCACTTGCTGGACATGTCCCCTACCCTCTTCCCAAGAGGAGCCATCCCACATTTGGGTAGTTAGTACCCAGGACTGGTTGGACTGATCGGGTTAGGGACCCTAGAGGGTTAAGGGAACAACAGAGATGGGGCTGCAATGCCCTGTCTGGAACTCCGCTCTCCCGCTGGGGTGGTTCtgattgtggctcatgcctggttGCAAATTGGTTTTTAACCCACaaattgtgattattttttaaaaagccaaacagATTTTGGCAGGAGTTAGAATAAATCCCGGGGCCTGGGCTTCTCTATTCTTGGCCCTCCGTAGTCTCCCTCCGAGAGGAGGCCAGAGGGAGAGGAGGATCTCAGCAGGCCTCTAGCCGCTTCCAGATGCAGTCTGGGGAGTGGGCTGAAGGTGAAGGGAGGAAGGCTGTGGGCCACTCTCCCTTCTGAGAGGCAGCTGCAGCTCAGGCCCTAATACACTCTTTGCCCTGTGGCCTCTCCCTTTTTCCCCCTTCTGGTTGGAGGAGGGAGAAGTGGGAAGTAGCTTGGGAACTGGTTTGTCCACATAAACTTCCCCATTGTTCCTTGGCCCGCCCTCAGGGCAGAGCCCCCTGCCCAGGCTGGGTAAGAGATGGGCTTGGTCCAGCAGGGACCCTGAGGGAACAAACCCTTTTCCTTCTGGGGAGAGAGTGCCCCCCCTACCATGTAGTTGAACAGGGGCTAGGagctccccactcccctccctctAACAGCAGGCTGTGTGGGTTTCAATTCCCATCCTTCCCACCCCGGCTAGGTGTCGTCCGCCCTGTATCctgtgtctgagtgtgtgtgggggggttcTGTACTAATTTCCATGGCCGGTGGCTTTTCCTTCCATGCATCACTCCCCCCCGCATGCCCAGGGGCCACCCGCCTGGCATTACCGCATGCTGGGGTCattgggggaggggggtggggctCACGCTGTCCTGTGGtcttgagatttttatttttgcatatgtaatCCATTCTGTACAGGTAGCTAACTTTGTAAACGCTGTGTATTCCCTCTGCCCCCATGGCTGCTGGTGTAAATAAACTGCATCTCCCGTTGGTAGCCCCGGCCTATCTACTCTCATTACCATTTTGCTGGGGGCAGCGCATAGCCATTCTCTGTCACAGAAAGAGGCTGCAGGACCACAAAATGGAACTTTATTCAGTCACAGACACTGACCCTCCAATAGCCCCAGAAGCAAGAGCCTAGGGCCCAGCGATCCATACCCAGTCCTTGGAGTTGGGCAGGGTAGGACGCTGGCCAAGGGCCAGTGCTGTCTCTTGCTTACAGCCTGAGGACTACGGGAGCAGCAGCTGTGGCCTGGCTGCTCCCAATGCTGGGGGCTTGGCTTGGTGCCCCATCCCCTTCCTGACTGAGCTCTATGAAggactcttaaaaaaataaaataaaatgcaagcaaAGTGCTTTGAAAGAAGGGAGGACACCCTATTCCTGCTAAGGGGTAGAGGAAGAAGGTGAAGGCGGCTAGGTGCCCATAAGAGAAGGCTGGCACAATCTTCATTCCCGCCAGTGTGATTTCAGTCTCAAAAGATGAGTATTTGGCTGAGAAATGGAAGGATACTCCAGGCTCCCTACGGAGTTGTGCTGGGGCCATGCTGAGCTGCCCTTGCAGGCAGCCCTGGGTGCTGGGGGCAGACATGCAGGACACTGGGAAGAGTCAGAACCACAGGTGGGAGGGAATCTCAGAGCCCAGGCTCCCCACTGAGCTTGGCCAGCAGCTTTGAACTCCTTCAGAGGACCCTAAAAGTGAAGGAAGATGACATCCTCATTTCTACCTGAGTTGTGCTTGCACGGGAGGGACATCTGTACTCCTGTGGATGAGAAGGGGAGGCCGCGTACTTGCCTTCTGTGTCCTATGGAGGAGATTTCCATCACATCCTTTCCACCCCTCCCTCCCAGGCCCTTGGGCCCAGCTCTGGCCAGGAAAAGGGGGGAGGCCATAAAGGAGAAAGACCAtgcctttcattttcttcctatgtCCTTATCGTCCATACATCCCAAATACTAGGAAGCTGAAGAAGACGGTGACTCCCACCAGGGAGACAGTGGCAGGTGCTGTGAAGAATTGGCGGTAATTGATTCGGAAGTACCAGACCACACCCAACAGCACCACAAAGACAGGCACCATGAGGCTGCCCACATTGACACCAAGGCTGGGTGGCTCAGTGGCCGAGGGGGCCAAGGAGGCTGAGGGGCCTGGAACAGCTGACCCTGGGGGTGAGCGGTGGCAGTGAATCACACAGTTGTCGGTAATGTTCAGAGAACGCAGTGTGCGGGCTGGGTCTTGTAGCAGGCGGCCCTGGTAGATCAGTTTCATCTGGCTTTCTTGTCCAGGGAAGTATTTGCTGTAAGGAtgaaagacatggaagaaaagaTAGAGGGTGAGGAATGAGAAGGCAAACAGGCCTGGACCAACAAAGCAGGGGAGTGGGGAAAAACTGgagggtggattttttttttccctcatctttatcctttttttttttttgagacggagtctcactctgttgccaggctggagtgcagtggcgcgatctcggctcactgcaacctctgcctcccgggttcaagcaattctcctgcctcaccctcccgagtagctgggactacaggagtgcgccaccatgcccagctaatttttgtattttttttttagtagagacaaggtttcaccatgctggccaggatggtctcgatatcttgaccttgtgatctgcccaccttggcctcccaaagtgctgggattacaggcgtgagccaccgcgacagGCCCCCCTCATCTTTATCCTTAACTAATGAGGggtatatttgtttctttgtttttttagatggagtctcactctgtcgcccaggctggagtgcagtggcgcaatctcagctcactgcaacctccacctcctgggttcaagcgattctcctgcctcagcctcctgagtagctgggattgcaggcgtgcgccaccacgcccggctgatttttgtatgtttagtagagatggggtttcaccatgttggtcaggctggtctcgaactcctaagctcgtgatgcacccgcctcggcctcccaaagtcccgggagccactgcacccggcctgaaggGTGTATTTCTAAGAAAGTATCTACCTGCCCTTGGTAGGGGCTGGATCTTACACTTTGCTGCAGCTCCCATGTCTGCACCAGCCTCCTTAGAGGCAACCAAGGGCTGGGGGATGAGCACAAGCAGCTTCCCACTTCCCAGGCCACTCACCTCTTCAGGGCACCCACGGTATCCTCTGGCCTAGCCACAGCCAGCTCCTCGGTATCATTGAGGAATTTGAGCCGCACAGTGATgaggccagggctgggagggaggcaggtgCTATCCTCAGATCTCAGGGGGGCCTCTGGACTGCTGCTGCCTGCACCTGCTTGTCTTTTGGGCAGGCCTTGAATGTCAAGGAGATGCTCAAGGCTGGGCTCAACACCACCCCCAGCTCCAGCCTCCCCTGTGGAGTCTCCCCGACCTTCACCAGCCTCTTCAGCCTTCTCATCATTACCCTCTGATGGATGGGGGAGTTCAGTTGGCTCGGGGTTGCCTTGGCCTGCCACCAGGTGGTCCACATGCCCCAGGTGGAGGACGGATGTGTCGCCTGCTGACACAATAGCGCCCAGGAGCTGGTTGCTACCGCTGTCTGCTACGTAGGTAGAGAGCCAAGCTAGGACCAAGGCTAGAAtcagcaccaccacacctgccaccaccatcacctcatTACCCACACCCTCAATGAGGGTGACATCAGAGAGCTCCATGGCCTGGCTGCTGGCAGGGTCCACGCTGCAGGAACAAAGGGGGACAGCATCAGCAGAGCCTGAGGGGTTGCAACCAGGTCTCTAGTTTGTTTAGGTTCTAACTGACCcagccctgaaaaaaaaaaaaaggagttcagTGTTGTGTAGAAGGGGGCACAAACCTTCCTAATTCCGGCACCCCAACCTAAAGCTAAAGACCTACCCTACCCTTTGCCTCTATTGTGAAACTCTTGCTTTCACGTTCTGTGACCTTCCTCTCTCAAACTCCAACTTCCCAATGAGTGTGGATCAGCAGGAAAAGCCCAcagccttgctgctgctgctgctgctactgttgTTGCTCTTTTGGTGAATGAGGAAAAATCTTTGCTGAGGCCTGAGTTTCTCTAGGATTTCTATCGCTTGGTCAAGCAAATATGCCTCCTAAGCAGCCTCCAAAGTGGCTTCAGAGAGACCCAAAAGCCTGGAATATTTTACTGTGGGGCCCCCTTGGAAGCACTGTTTAGCCATCCCTGCCAGATTGTCTCATTTGAGCCTATTTCATTCCTGGTCACAGATCCAGGCTGCCAGATGTCAAGAGCCAAAGAAAACTGACCTACCATCAAAAGCAGAGTCAGACAAATCTAAAACGATAACTCTGTAGGGACCGCGGGCAGATACTATGCAGCAGACATTATGTGCCGCCTCTGAAACTTCTGGCAAGCCCTGGGGAGCAACGTGGGACAGACACCAGAAGCACCACCTTCCTGGGTCACCATGGGCCCACTCCTGCAATGACCACTCCCCAAGTGGAGTGATTTGAAAAAGATTCCATAACAGCTCTCACAATCCATATCTCAGTCTCTCTTCTTTCACTGTGAAGGTTCTGCTGCTGCAGTTTCTTAGAAAGGCAGGAAGGGTCCCTGCTTGCTCCTTGGAGTACCTACTATTTCCCTTGGAGAATCTGCTGCTTTCACAGCTGTCCCTGGGCAAATCCAGTCTGGTGATTACCATTATCAGACTATTCTCACAGCACCTATAAAACTTCATTATACTTATGTACCTGTCCATCTTTCTATTACACTCCTGGTAGACAAGGATCGTATGTATTTCTCTTGGTACTGAAGTGTCCAATATAATGCCCCAGTAGTTGCTCAAAGAATTATCTGTGGAACACATCAACATCCTTATTTAATATACCGGCCCTGGAGTTAGAAAAACAACTAATTATAACCCGTCTTGCGTCTTACTAGCTATAACACCTCAGACAACTTTCTcagagcctcagctttctcatcagtaaaatggggttAAAAACAGTACCTACCTCATGAGGTTGTTTTGAAGATGACGTGAAATCATCGAAGCAAAAtacttggcacagtgcctggcacactgcAAATTGCAATTGCTTAATAACGGTAGTAATTATTTATCACACCCACAACTAACCCCTGATGGTAAGAAGGTTAATGTCATTAACCAtgatttacagaaaaagaaactgcgGCGAAGAAAGACGAAAACGATTGGCACAGACACAGTGAACTCTCGTGGGGAGGGGCCCGGCAGGACCCCAGGTGTCCGGCCTCAGGGGTCTTTGCTCTGTCCCTCAGCCTGTGATCTACCCTGTCCGTACCGTGACCGCACGGTGAGGAGGGGTCCCGCACCCTTTTTCTGAGGCGAAGTTTCCGCTTTTGGATGGTCCTATTCCCTCGGCGTTGGACTGGGGTCCATGGGCCCACCCGAACCGAAGGGctgcctggccccagcctccgTGATAAGACCAGTTGTCCCGGCCAGTGAGGAGTAGGGTCGGCTAAGGGGGTCACAAACCGTCCACACCCCTCAAACTTCGGGGCGGGGCTGGGGAACTGGGGGCGGGGCTTCAGGACGCGAGGAGTCATGGGAAATTAAAGGGGGATTGGACCGGCACTGTGCCTGGATGGGGAAGTCCTCACCTGAAAAGACCAGACTAAATGTTTTGACCTCGCCAGGACGGCCCCTGGACTCGTCTTTCCGTAGGGGTCGGGAAAAGGGCTGGCAATCTGCGATTCTGTTCAGGGTCCGGTCTCTTCCGGCTTCTCCCGGAAGCTGTTATACCAGGGACAGGAAGTCCCGCCTCCGCGCCTTGCACTGATGACGGAAAGCTGCGTAAGACGGGCTGACGTAAAAGGTATTCTTTAAATAAAAGGGACAGGTTTCTCAGCGGAAGGAGGGGTGGAGTCATTGTTGGCGGGATTGCGGCCCTCCCAGAGCGGGGCCACGCCTGGTGGGCGGGGCCTTAGGCAATCCAGGGTGAGAGGCGGGGCCAGGGGGGAGGAGTTAGCGCGGAGGTACTTGGGAAAGGGGCGTGGCTTCGCGACTGCGGAAGGTTGCCCGGGCTGGCGCCGCTGGGCAGAGCCGGTGCGACGTTTCcctttccaactttgttcttccgGCCTTGCTGTCTGCCTCCCCGGCTGATTGGATTCGTTACTGCTTTGCAACGCGCACCTAACTCCAGGTTAGCGGGGATTAGTAAGAACTCAGCTCTGGGCCAGTCGGGAAGACAGATAAGGAGACGAGTTAGTCAGCATCCAGTGCTTGAAGAGTGCGGCCCCAGGTAGTGTGGGACCCGGAGAAAGAAGGCGGGAAAGCATTTCAAAGAAGGCACAGATTCGGCGCAGGCTTAGGACacaaaaagggggaaaagtccAGCTTTCAAGAACTTATCCAGATTTttgcaattaaatttttttcttttttcttttttgagacgggagttccgctcttgttgcccaggctggagtgcaatggcgcgatctcggatcactgcaacctccgcccccccgggttcaagcgattcttttgcctcagcctgccgagtagctgggattacaggcatgcgccaccacgccccgctaattttgtattttagtagagacagggtttctccatgttggtcag is a window encoding:
- the ATXN7L3 gene encoding ataxin-7-like protein 3 isoform X3; the encoded protein is MKMEEMSLSGLDNSKLEAIAQEIYADLVEDSCLGFCFEVHRAVKCGYFFLDDTDPDSMKDFEIVDQPGLDIFGQVFNQWKSKECVCPNCSRSIAASRFAPHLEKCLGMGRNSSRIANRRIANSNNMNKSESDQEDNDDINDNDWSYGSEKKAKKRKSDKLWYLPFQNPNSPRRSKSLKHKNGFSVCTSASNTLPLLFSSSGELSNSDPFKYNNSTGISYETLGPEELRSLLTTLIFLFQQCGVISEHTKKMCTRSLRCPQHTDEQRRTVRIYFLGPSAVLPEVESSLDNDSFDMTDSQALISRLQWDGSSDLSPSDSGSSKTSENQGWGLGTNSSESRKTKKKKSHLSLVGTASGLGSNKKKKPKPPAPPTPSIYDDIN
- the ATXN7L3 gene encoding ataxin-7-like protein 3 isoform X11, whose product is MKMEEMSLSGLDNSKLEMFSPGAQAIAQEIYADLVEDSCLGFCFEVHRAVKCGYFFLDDTDPDSMKDFEIVDQPGLDIFGQVFNQWKSKECVCPNCSRSIAASRFAPHLEKCLGMGRNSSRIANRRIANSNNMNKSESDQEDNDDINDNDWSYGSEKKAKKRKSDKNPNSPRRSKSLKHKNGELSNSDPFKYNNSTGISYETLGPEELRSLLTTQCGVISEHTKKMCTRSLRCPQHTDEQRRTVRIYFLGPSAVLPEVESSLDNDSFDMTDSQALISRLQWDGSSDLSPSDSGSSKTSENQGWGLGTNSSESRKTKKKKSHLSLVGTASGLGSNKKKKPKPPAPPTPSIYDDIN
- the ATXN7L3 gene encoding ataxin-7-like protein 3 isoform X6; translated protein: MKMEEMSLSGLDNSKLEAIAQEIYADLVEDSCLGFCFEVHRAVKCGYFFLDDTDPDSMKDFEIVDQPGLDIFGQVFNQWKSKECVCPNCSRSIAASRFAPHLEKCLGMGRNSSRIANRRIANSNNMNKSESDQEDNDDINDNDWSYGSEKKAKKRKSDKLWYLPFQNPNSPRRSKSLKHKNGFSVCTSASNTLPLLFSSSGELSNSDPFKYNNSTGISYETLGPEELRSLLTTQCGVISEHTKKMCTRSLRCPQHTDEQRRTVRIYFLGPSAVLPEVESSLDNDSFDMTDSQALISRLQWDGSSDLSPSDSGSSKTSENQGWGLGTNSSESRKTKKKKSHLSLVGTASGLGSNKKKKPKPPAPPTPSIYDDIN
- the ATXN7L3 gene encoding ataxin-7-like protein 3 isoform X13; amino-acid sequence: MKMEEMSLSGLDNSKLEAIAQEIYADLVEDSCLGFCFEVHRAVKCGYFFLDDTDPDSMKDFEIVDQPGLDIFGQVFNQWKSKECVCPNCSRSIAASRFAPHLEKCLGMGRNSSRIANRRIANSNNMNKSESDQEDNDDINDNDWSYGSEKKAKKRKSDKNPNSPRRSKSLKHKNGELSNSDPFKYNNSTGISYETLGPEELRSLLTTQCGVISEHTKKMCTRSLRCPQHTDEQRRTVRIYFLGPSAVLPEVESSLDNDSFDMTDSQALISRLQWDGSSDLSPSDSGSSKTSENQGWGLGTNSSESRKTKKKKSHLSLVGTASGLGSNKKKKPKPPAPPTPSIYDDIN
- the ATXN7L3 gene encoding ataxin-7-like protein 3 isoform X1, giving the protein MKMEEMSLSGLDNSKLEMFSPGAQAIAQEIYADLVEDSCLGFCFEVHRAVKCGYFFLDDTDPDSMKDFEIVDQPGLDIFGQVFNQWKSKECVCPNCSRSIAASRFAPHLEKCLGMGRNSSRIANRRIANSNNMNKSESDQEDNDDINDNDWSYGSEKKAKKRKSDKLWYLPFQNPNSPRRSKSLKHKNGFSVCTSASNTLPLLFSSSGELSNSDPFKYNNSTGISYETLGPEELRSLLTTLIFLFQQCGVISEHTKKMCTRSLRCPQHTDEQRRTVRIYFLGPSAVLPEVESSLDNDSFDMTDSQALISRLQWDGSSDLSPSDSGSSKTSENQGWGLGTNSSESRKTKKKKSHLSLVGTASGLGSNKKKKPKPPAPPTPSIYDDIN